The Fructilactobacillus myrtifloralis genome segment CCTTGATAAGAGGGAACCCGTCCGGAGGAAGTGTGTACCTGTTCAATGAAATGATTGTGACTTAGCACACTCATTTCATTGCGAATGGTCGCAGAACTAACCTTAATCGGTAAATGATCGGCTAGATACTTTGAACCAACTGGTTCTCCGGTTTGTGAATATGCGTCAACGATGTGTTTCAGAATCAGATTTTGTCTCTCAGTGAGCATCTTCACCACCTCTTTTTAGCACTCTCAATCACCAAGTGCTAAGGTACATTTATACTGTACCAAGGATAACCATGCAGGTCAAGAATTACGCTCTAATTTAAAAAACTTTCTCGCTTCCTGCTCATCACGTCGCAACTGGGCTACCAACGCTTCCGGGCCCTGATATTTGACCTCGTCACGCGTTTTGGTTAAAAACTGAACCGCAACCTGCTTTCCGTATAGATTCTGATTAAAATCAAAGAGATGCACCTCTAAGGTCACCGGATTTTGATCGCCAAAGGTCACGTTTTTACCAATCGATGCCATGGCCGGATACCAGTGGTCGTTGATCTGCATCTTAACTAGGTAAACGCCTAACCCCGGCATTCGTTGTAAGTCGTCATATTGAACGTTCGCGGTTGGATACCCGAGGGTCCGTCCCCGGGCGAACCCATGAACCACGGTCCCCGTAATTTGAAATGGACGTTGTAATAACCGGTTCACAGTTTCAATGTGGCCGGCACTAAGATTGCGCCGAATGCGAGTTGAGCTGACCTTCTTCCCATCAACGGTGGTGGCCGGCACCGTCACCACCGTAAAGCGGTCCTGGGCGTAGTCAGTCAGATTATCCATGGCGGCCTCCCGCTCCCCGTAGGTATGATCGAACCCGGCGACCACTACCTGAGCTTGCATGCGGATAATAAAATTATCCACAAATTCCTGCGGGGTCTGCGCCTGAAACAAATAGTCGTAGTTCACTTCGTAAACATAATCGACCCCTAAGGCTGCAAAGCGTTCGTACTTCGCTGTTTTTAGGGTTAAATAGCGCGCCGCGTCCCCCGTCAATTTTTGGTAAACAAGTGCGGGATGGTGATCATAAGTTAAGACCGCTAACGGCAAGTTCCGTTGCGCAGCTAAGTGCCGCGCCCTTTCGATGACTTGTTGATGGCCCTGATGCACGCCGTCAAAAAAGCCCATTGCTAACACTACGGGAGTGGGAAATTCTAAGTCAGGTGCGAGCGGATAGGTTAACTGCATAATCTGCATTAGTGATTACTCCAAACTAAACATTTTTTGTGGTTGATACTGGTGGTGCTTTTCATTGTAGTAGTATAACGCCTTATCTTCCCCATTATACCGTAAAACCACCTCTGCTTCAGTGCTGTTCAATTCACTGGGAGCGAGAAAGCCACCGTGCTGAACTCGTTGCCACTGCTCGTTCGTCAATTCCACCTGCGCAAAAGCATGCAGGGCATGATCAATCGGATACACTAGGTCCTCTAGCTGGCCAGCTGCTTGAGCAGTGGCTAAGGTATCTAATGAAACCGTTTGTTGAATGTCAAAACCGCCGCTCGCCACCCGGGTGAGCTGGGACATGACGGCCGGAAGCCCAAATAGCCGACCAAAATCAACGGCCAGAGTGCGCACGTAGGTCCCTTTTCCGCAGTGAACCTCAAAAAAGATGGTTTGGGTGCCAGCCGCTTCGTCAACGATGGCTTCGTCAAGTTGGGTAAATTCCGTAACTTGCACGGTTCGTTGCGGACGCGTGACCGTTTCCCCCCGCCGAGCATAATCATATAAGCGGCGTCCGTTCACCTTCACCGCTGAATACATGGGTGGAATCTGGTGAATGGTCCCGACAAAGTGGTGTAATCCACGTTTAATCTGGGCCTGCGTGAGCGGTTGAAAATGGGGTTGTTCTGCAATAATTTCGCCGTCAAGATCCTCCGTGGTTGTCGCAAAGCCAAGCGTAATTGCCCCCCGATAGGTCTTTCCCGATGCCATCAAATAGTCAACCACCTTGGTTCCATTCCCAAGGCAAATCGGCAAGACTCCGTCAACATTAGGATCTAAAGTCCCACTGTGACCCACCTTTTTTTGGTGTACAATCTTACGCACCTGACTCACGCAATCAAAACTGGTTCTCCCTAACGGTTTATAGAGGGGAATAATCCCATTTACCATATCCTCACTCCTTACTAATTACTAACTACGCAAAAATGACTGAGAAAAAATTTCTCAGTCATTTTTTTATTGGCGTTTTAGGTTGTTTAGCAACTGGTCAATTTTACTTCCGTACTCAATTGACTCATCGCGCTCAAAGTGAATTTCCGGTGTAACGTAAATACTCAACCGATGTCCCAATTCACCCCGAATTAACCCAGTTGCCTTATCAAGACCCTGCTGGACCTTTTCTTGTTCAGCTGGATCACTGGATAAAATACTGTAAAAGATCGTTGCCTGCTGTAAATCACCAGTTACTTTCACCCCGGTCACTGTAACTCCCTGAACCCGGGGATCACGCACTCGTTTCAACAGGATATCATCAACTTCTTTTTGAATCTCTTGTTGGAGCCGTCCAACTCGATATTGTTGTGCCATTGCTTTCCTCCTTACTTAGGAGCGACTTCTTTCATGTGGTAAGCTTCAATGACGTCGCCAACCTTAATGTCATTGTAGTTAGCAATCGTCAACCCACATTCGTGACCCTGTTTAACTTCTTTAACATCGTCTTTAAAGCGTTTCAAGCTGCCCAGTTCACCGTCGTACTTCACAACGCCATCGCGGACGAGCCGCACCTTACTGTCGTTGCGAACGTATCCATCACTGACCATTCCTCCAGCGATGGTTCCGACCGCCGAGGCCTTGTAAATCTGACGCACTTCAATGCTTCCGGTAACCTCTTCGACGTAAGTAGGATCAAGTTTCCCTTTCATCGCCGCGGTAACATCGTCAATCGCATTGTAAATTACTTGGTACAGCCGCACATCAATCTTATCCGTTTCGGCTTGGACCTTTGCCTGGGGCGTTGGCCGGACGTTAAATCCAATGATGATTGCGTTACTAGCCTTTGCTAGGGCAATATCACTTTCGTTAACCGCTCCCACAGAAGCATGAATAACGTTAACGTTAACACCTTCAACATCGATCTTCTTCAAGCTATCGGCTAACGCTTCTACGGAACCCTGCACGTCCGCTTTAATAATGACGTTAACCTGCTTCATGTCTTCTTGTTTCATGGAATCAAACAGGTTATCCAGGGTCACTCGATTATTTTGCTTTCGCTCTTCAATCTGCGCTTCCTTGGCCCGTTCTTCTCCGGCCGCCCGCGCGGTTTTTTCGTCATTAAAGACGACAAAGCGGTCCCCGGCTTCTGGAACGGCGTTCAGCCCCGTAATTTCAACCGGAGTCGATGGCGTAGCCGCGTCTAATTCTTGTCCGGCTTCGTTCGTCATCGTCCGAACCCGACCAAAGGTATCTCCAACCACAATTGGATCACCAGGATGGAGGGTTCCCTGTTGAACTAACAACGTTGCCACTGGACCCTTCCCTCGGTCTAGCCGGGCTTCAACCACTGAACCGGCTCCATTTTGCTTTGGGTTAGCCTTTAATTCCATCACATCGGCCTGCAATAAAATCATATTCAGCAGTTCATCCACGTTGGTTCCGTTTTTAGCTGAGATATCAACAAAGATGGTATCGCCACCGTAATCTTCAGGAACTAACCCATAGGTCATTAGTTGTTCCTTAACGTGGTTCGGGTTGGCGTTGGGACGGTCAATCTTGTTAACCGCCACGATAATTGGCGTGTTTGCTTCCTTAGCATGGTCAATTGCTTCGATGGTTTGGGGCATAACTCCGTCATCAGCAGCAACCACTAACACCGTAATGTCAGTGATGTTTGCCCCTCTGGCCCGCATTTCGGTAAAGGCCGCGTGTCCGGGCGTATCCAAGAACGTAATCAAATGATCGTCTTGTTGTAACTGGTACGCTCCAATTGCCTGGGTAATTCCCCCGGCTTCTCCCGCCGTAATGTGCGAATGACGCAGGTAATCCAGCAAGGTCGTCTTCCCGTGGTCAACGTGACCCATAATCGTCACTACTGGGGGACGCGGTGCTTGATAACTCGTGTTATTTTCCTCTTCTTCAAAGAACTTATCGATATCAGAAACGTTGACGTGTTCTTTTTCTTGGGCCTTGATTCCGTAATCTTCAGCCAATAATTCAATGGCATCCTTATCAAGGGACTGGTTTTGGTTAACCATCATGCCCAACATAAATAACTTCTTGATGATTTCGGCTGGTTCGCGGTGCAAAATCTTTCCCAGATCCTGAGCGTTCATCCCATCTTCATAGACCAAGACTTCTGGTAACGGCCGGTTTTTCCGTACCGTTGGCGCCTTTTTCTTGTGGTTTTGCCGAATCCGTTGGTTTTTCGAATACATATTCGCAAACCGGTTGTTACGATTATTACGGCGCTTTTTCTTGTTTTTATTGTTGTTGCTATTGTTGTTTCGATTTAAACTGCCACCGAATTTACCAGCCCCTGATTTAGCTTTAGCCGTGGTTGATTGACTCCCAGCTGGCTTAGCAGCCCGTGCTGGTTGCTTTTGAGTTGCGGGCTTCGGCTTTCCCTGATTGGTTGCTTTGCCATGATTAGCGTGATTGGCATGCGTAGGCTTGTTCGTTTTCGTTGTTGCAGCGGCCTGGTGGTGTTCTGGACGTTTACCAGTTGCTTGCGCTGGCTTGCTCTGTGTGGCAGCTGAGGCTTGCTTGTTACTAGTTGCCTGGGGTTTCCCGTTTTTAGTCATTGCACCTCGTACTGTCTTTTCCTGGGCTGCATCTAACGATGACATGTGGTTTTTCACACTAATCCCATTTGCTTGTGCTACACCCAGTACTTTTTTACTGGGAACGTTTAATTCTTTTGCTAGTTCATAGATTCTTTTTTTGGCCATGAAACCACGCTCCTTACTTGTTTATCTCATTTAATTTCCTCGCAAAGCCTTGATCTGTAATTCCAATGATTGTTCGTGGTTGTCCAATCGCCGCACTTAATTCGGCTTTGGTTAACTGGTGGTTCACAGGAACGGTATAAAAGCGACTCTTATCCAAAAAGCGCTTGGCAGTCGCTGTTCCAGCGTCACTGGCTAAGAATAAAAATTGAACTCGGTGACTCCGAATTCCACTTAACACCAGTGCCTCTCCGGTAACTATTTTACCAGCTCGCCGGGCGATTCCCAACAAATTAAGCGTTTGCTTATAATTGGTCATTTTGCATCAATTCCCGTCTAGCTTGGATGTGATCAACGT includes the following:
- the ribF gene encoding riboflavin biosynthesis protein RibF; this translates as MQIMQLTYPLAPDLEFPTPVVLAMGFFDGVHQGHQQVIERARHLAAQRNLPLAVLTYDHHPALVYQKLTGDAARYLTLKTAKYERFAALGVDYVYEVNYDYLFQAQTPQEFVDNFIIRMQAQVVVAGFDHTYGEREAAMDNLTDYAQDRFTVVTVPATTVDGKKVSSTRIRRNLSAGHIETVNRLLQRPFQITGTVVHGFARGRTLGYPTANVQYDDLQRMPGLGVYLVKMQINDHWYPAMASIGKNVTFGDQNPVTLEVHLFDFNQNLYGKQVAVQFLTKTRDEVKYQGPEALVAQLRRDEQEARKFFKLERNS
- the truB gene encoding tRNA pseudouridine(55) synthase TruB, which gives rise to MVNGIIPLYKPLGRTSFDCVSQVRKIVHQKKVGHSGTLDPNVDGVLPICLGNGTKVVDYLMASGKTYRGAITLGFATTTEDLDGEIIAEQPHFQPLTQAQIKRGLHHFVGTIHQIPPMYSAVKVNGRRLYDYARRGETVTRPQRTVQVTEFTQLDEAIVDEAAGTQTIFFEVHCGKGTYVRTLAVDFGRLFGLPAVMSQLTRVASGGFDIQQTVSLDTLATAQAAGQLEDLVYPIDHALHAFAQVELTNEQWQRVQHGGFLAPSELNSTEAEVVLRYNGEDKALYYYNEKHHQYQPQKMFSLE
- the rbfA gene encoding 30S ribosome-binding factor RbfA → MAQQYRVGRLQQEIQKEVDDILLKRVRDPRVQGVTVTGVKVTGDLQQATIFYSILSSDPAEQEKVQQGLDKATGLIRGELGHRLSIYVTPEIHFERDESIEYGSKIDQLLNNLKRQ
- the infB gene encoding translation initiation factor IF-2: MAKKRIYELAKELNVPSKKVLGVAQANGISVKNHMSSLDAAQEKTVRGAMTKNGKPQATSNKQASAATQSKPAQATGKRPEHHQAAATTKTNKPTHANHANHGKATNQGKPKPATQKQPARAAKPAGSQSTTAKAKSGAGKFGGSLNRNNNSNNNKNKKKRRNNRNNRFANMYSKNQRIRQNHKKKAPTVRKNRPLPEVLVYEDGMNAQDLGKILHREPAEIIKKLFMLGMMVNQNQSLDKDAIELLAEDYGIKAQEKEHVNVSDIDKFFEEEENNTSYQAPRPPVVTIMGHVDHGKTTLLDYLRHSHITAGEAGGITQAIGAYQLQQDDHLITFLDTPGHAAFTEMRARGANITDITVLVVAADDGVMPQTIEAIDHAKEANTPIIVAVNKIDRPNANPNHVKEQLMTYGLVPEDYGGDTIFVDISAKNGTNVDELLNMILLQADVMELKANPKQNGAGSVVEARLDRGKGPVATLLVQQGTLHPGDPIVVGDTFGRVRTMTNEAGQELDAATPSTPVEITGLNAVPEAGDRFVVFNDEKTARAAGEERAKEAQIEERKQNNRVTLDNLFDSMKQEDMKQVNVIIKADVQGSVEALADSLKKIDVEGVNVNVIHASVGAVNESDIALAKASNAIIIGFNVRPTPQAKVQAETDKIDVRLYQVIYNAIDDVTAAMKGKLDPTYVEEVTGSIEVRQIYKASAVGTIAGGMVSDGYVRNDSKVRLVRDGVVKYDGELGSLKRFKDDVKEVKQGHECGLTIANYNDIKVGDVIEAYHMKEVAPK
- a CDS encoding L7Ae/L30e/S12e/Gadd45 family ribosomal protein; translated protein: MTNYKQTLNLLGIARRAGKIVTGEALVLSGIRSHRVQFLFLASDAGTATAKRFLDKSRFYTVPVNHQLTKAELSAAIGQPRTIIGITDQGFARKLNEINK